In a single window of the Papaver somniferum cultivar HN1 chromosome 8, ASM357369v1, whole genome shotgun sequence genome:
- the LOC113304773 gene encoding uncharacterized protein At4g22758-like, producing the protein MSSSTSPTQQLAAVGGRETTSDHRSMKIRRLEINPKGMDDNKKKLTKLLLNVTIERSLGPVQVITSSEKSVEELIKSALEIYVKEKRRPLLIETNPNSFELHYSQFCLESLNPAEKLISLGSRNFFLCLKPTVIVKSISCSNEANQKEANKSSYFMWTRFMDFLP; encoded by the exons ATGAGTTCATCTACTTCTCCTACACAACAATTAGCAGCAGTAGGCGGCAGAGAAACCACATCTGATCATCGTTCAATGAAGATCCGGAGGTTAGAAATCAACCCAAAGGGAATGGATgataacaagaagaaactgaCGAAACTTTTGTTGAATGTGACGATTGAAAGAAGCTTAGGACCAGTTCAAGTTATAACATCATCAGAGAAAAGTGTCGAAGAATTGATTAAATCGGCTTTAGAGATTTATGTTAAAGAGAAAAGAAGACCATTATTGATTGAAACTAATCCTAATTCGTTTGAGCTTCATTACTCTCAATTCTGCTTAGAAA GCTTGAATCCGGCAGAGAAATTGATAAGTTTGGGATCAAGgaatttctttttgtgtttgaaaCCGACGGTGATAGTAAAGTCCATCTCATGCTCCAATGAAGCTAATCAGAAGGAAGCAAACAAGTCATCATATTTTATGTGGACTAGATTCATGGATTTCCTACCGTAG